In Rattus norvegicus strain BN/NHsdMcwi chromosome 1, GRCr8, whole genome shotgun sequence, a genomic segment contains:
- the Cwf19l1 gene encoding CWF19-like protein 1, whose protein sequence is MTQKPLRLLACGDVEGKFDVLFNRVRTIQKKSGNFDLLLCVGNFFGSTQDAAWEEYRTGSKKAPIQTYVLGANNQETANYFQDADGCELAENITYLGRKGVFTGSSGLQIVYLSGTESLDEPVPAYSFSPKDVSSLRTMLCSAPQFKGVDILLTSPWPKYVGSFGNSSGEVDTKQCGSALISSLAVSLKPRYHFAALEKSYYERLPYRNHVVLQESAQHATRFIALANVGNPEKKKYLYAFSIVPMKLMAVAELVKQPPDVTENPYRESGKQAAAGKQIPAPQEESACQFFFDLNEKQGRKRSSTGRDNKPPHAKHPRKPPQPPGPCWFCLASPEVEKHLVVNIGTHCYLALAKGGLSDDHVLILPIGHYQSVVELSAEVVEEVEKYKDTLKRFFKSRGKRCVLFERNYKSHHLQLQVIPVPLSCCVTDDIKDAFITQAQEQQIELLEIPEHSDIKQIAQPGAAYFYVELDTGEKLFHRIKKNFPLQFGREVLASEAILNIPEKADWRQCQTSKDEEEALARRFRKDFEPFDFTLDD, encoded by the exons ATGACTCAGAAGCCGCTGCGTCT CTTGGCTTGTGGAGATGTTGAAGGAAAGTTCGATGTTTTATTCAATAGAGTTCGGACAATTCAGAAGAAAAGTGGGAACTTTGAT CTGCTGTTGTGTGTAGGAAATTTCTTTGGCTCTACCCAAGACGCTGCCTGGGAGGAGTATAGGACTGGCAGCAAGAAAG CTCCTATTCAGACGTATGTGCTTGGTGCCAATAACCAGGAAACAGCCAACTATTTCCAGGATGCTGATGGCTGTGAATTGGCTGAAAATATCACTTATCTGG GTCGAAAAGGAGTCTTCACTGGAAGCTCCGGGCTGCAGATTGTATACCTCAGTGGGACAGAGTCCTTAGATGAACCAGTCCCAGCTTACAGTTTTAGTCCCAAAGATGTGTCTTCCCTGAGAACGATGCTGTGTTCTGCACCCCAGTTTAAGGGTGTTGATATCTTACTCACGTCCCCGTGGCCCAAGTATGTGGGGAGCTTTGGGAATTCCTCT GGAGAAGTAGATACCAAACAGTGTGGCTCTGCTTTGATCTCTAGCCTTGCCGTAAGCTTGAAACCGAGGTATCATTTTGCCGCGTTGGAAAAGTCGTATTATGAGAGACTTCCATACCG AAACCATGTCGTTCTACAAGAAAGTGCGCAGCATGCCACTCGCTTCATAGCCCTGGCGAATGTTGGGAATCCAGAAAAGAAGAAG TATCTTTATGCCTTCAGTATTGTTCCTATGAAGCTGATGGCTGTAGCCGAGCTGGTAAAGCAGCCTCCGGATGTCACTGAGAACCCTTACCGAGAATCTGGGAAGCAAGCCGCTGCAGGGAAACAAATCCCTGCCCCTCAG GAAGAGTCAGCCTGTCAATTCTTCTTCGATTTGAATGAGAAGCAGGGAAGGAAACGGTCATCCACAGGCAGGGATAACAAGCCCCCTCATGCTAAGCACCCTCGCAAGCCTC CTCAGCCTCCAGGACCGTGTTGGTTTTGCCTTGCCAGCCCTGAAGTGGAAAAGCATCTGGTGGTCAACATTGGCACACAT TGCTACCTTGCCCTGGCCAAAGGAGGCTTATCTGATGACCATGTCCTCATCCTGCCCATTGGACACTACCAGTCGGTTGTGGAGCTTTCGGCAGAGGTGGTGGAAGAGGTAGAGAAATATAAGGATACTCTGAAACGCTTCTTTAAGAGTCGAGGGAAGCGTTGTGTTCTATTTGAAAGAAACTATAAGAGCCATCACCTCCAGCTTCAG GTCATTCCTGTGCCCCTCAGCTGCTGTGTTACAGATGACATTAAAGACGCCTTCATTACCCAGGCACAGGAGCAACAGATAGAGCTGTTGGAAATTCCAGAACATTCAGACATAAAGCAG ATTGCACAGCCAGGAGCAGCGTATTTTTATGTTGAACTTGACACAGGAGAAAAGCTTTTCCAcagaattaaaaagaattttCCATTGCAATTTGGGAG GGAGGTGCTGGCCAGTGAAGCTATTCTCAACATTCCTGAGAAGGCTGACTGGAGGCAGTGTCAAACCAGTAAGGATGAGGAGGAGGCCCTGGCTCGCCGCTTCAGGAAAGACTTTGAACCCTTTGACTTCACTCTGGATGACTAG
- the Cwf19l1 gene encoding CWF19-like protein 1 isoform X1, with amino-acid sequence MLCSAPQFKGVDILLTSPWPKYVGSFGNSSGEVDTKQCGSALISSLAVSLKPRYHFAALEKSYYERLPYRNHVVLQESAQHATRFIALANVGNPEKKKYLYAFSIVPMKLMAVAELVKQPPDVTENPYRESGKQAAAGKQIPAPQEESACQFFFDLNEKQGRKRSSTGRDNKPPHAKHPRKPPQPPGPCWFCLASPEVEKHLVVNIGTHCYLALAKGGLSDDHVLILPIGHYQSVVELSAEVVEEVEKYKDTLKRFFKSRGKRCVLFERNYKSHHLQLQVIPVPLSCCVTDDIKDAFITQAQEQQIELLEIPEHSDIKQIAQPGAAYFYVELDTGEKLFHRIKKNFPLQFGREVLASEAILNIPEKADWRQCQTSKDEEEALARRFRKDFEPFDFTLDD; translated from the exons ATGCTGTGTTCTGCACCCCAGTTTAAGGGTGTTGATATCTTACTCACGTCCCCGTGGCCCAAGTATGTGGGGAGCTTTGGGAATTCCTCT GGAGAAGTAGATACCAAACAGTGTGGCTCTGCTTTGATCTCTAGCCTTGCCGTAAGCTTGAAACCGAGGTATCATTTTGCCGCGTTGGAAAAGTCGTATTATGAGAGACTTCCATACCG AAACCATGTCGTTCTACAAGAAAGTGCGCAGCATGCCACTCGCTTCATAGCCCTGGCGAATGTTGGGAATCCAGAAAAGAAGAAG TATCTTTATGCCTTCAGTATTGTTCCTATGAAGCTGATGGCTGTAGCCGAGCTGGTAAAGCAGCCTCCGGATGTCACTGAGAACCCTTACCGAGAATCTGGGAAGCAAGCCGCTGCAGGGAAACAAATCCCTGCCCCTCAG GAAGAGTCAGCCTGTCAATTCTTCTTCGATTTGAATGAGAAGCAGGGAAGGAAACGGTCATCCACAGGCAGGGATAACAAGCCCCCTCATGCTAAGCACCCTCGCAAGCCTC CTCAGCCTCCAGGACCGTGTTGGTTTTGCCTTGCCAGCCCTGAAGTGGAAAAGCATCTGGTGGTCAACATTGGCACACAT TGCTACCTTGCCCTGGCCAAAGGAGGCTTATCTGATGACCATGTCCTCATCCTGCCCATTGGACACTACCAGTCGGTTGTGGAGCTTTCGGCAGAGGTGGTGGAAGAGGTAGAGAAATATAAGGATACTCTGAAACGCTTCTTTAAGAGTCGAGGGAAGCGTTGTGTTCTATTTGAAAGAAACTATAAGAGCCATCACCTCCAGCTTCAG GTCATTCCTGTGCCCCTCAGCTGCTGTGTTACAGATGACATTAAAGACGCCTTCATTACCCAGGCACAGGAGCAACAGATAGAGCTGTTGGAAATTCCAGAACATTCAGACATAAAGCAG ATTGCACAGCCAGGAGCAGCGTATTTTTATGTTGAACTTGACACAGGAGAAAAGCTTTTCCAcagaattaaaaagaattttCCATTGCAATTTGGGAG GGAGGTGCTGGCCAGTGAAGCTATTCTCAACATTCCTGAGAAGGCTGACTGGAGGCAGTGTCAAACCAGTAAGGATGAGGAGGAGGCCCTGGCTCGCCGCTTCAGGAAAGACTTTGAACCCTTTGACTTCACTCTGGATGACTAG
- the Bloc1s2 gene encoding biogenesis of lysosome-related organelles complex-1 subunit 2, producing the protein MAAAAEGVPATRREEPPRDDAAVETAEEAKEPAEADINELCRDMFSKMATYLTGELTATSEDYKLLENMNKLTSLKYLEMKDIAINISRNLKDLNQKYAGLQPYLDQINVIEEQVAALEQAAYKLDAYSKKLEAKYKKLEKR; encoded by the exons ATGGCGGCGGCTGCGGAGGGCGTCCCGGCGACGCGACGGGAGGAGCCGCCTCGAG ACGATGCTGCGGTGGAGACAGCTGAGGAAGCAAAGGAGCCTGCAGAAGCTGACATCAATGAACTCTGCCGGGACATGTTCTCCAAAATGGCCACATATTTGACTGGGGAACTGACAG ccacCAGTGAAGACTACAAACTCCTGGAAAATATGAATAAGCTCACGAGCTTGAAGTACCTTGAAATGAAAGACATTGCTATAAACATCAGCAGAAACCTGAAGGACTTAAACCAGAAAT ATGCCGGACTGCAGCCATATCTGGATCAGATCAACGTGATTGAGGAGCAGGTGGCAGCTCTCGAGCAGGCAGCCTACAAGTTGGATGCTTATTCAAAGAAACTGG AAGCCAAGTACAAGAAGTTGGAGAAGCGATGA
- the Bloc1s2 gene encoding biogenesis of lysosome-related organelles complex-1 subunit 2 isoform X2, with amino-acid sequence MFSKMATYLTGELTATSEDYKLLENMNKLTSLKYLEMKDIAINISRNLKDLNQKYAGLQPYLDQINVIEEQVAALEQAAYKLDAYSKKLEAKYKKLEKR; translated from the exons ATGTTCTCCAAAATGGCCACATATTTGACTGGGGAACTGACAG ccacCAGTGAAGACTACAAACTCCTGGAAAATATGAATAAGCTCACGAGCTTGAAGTACCTTGAAATGAAAGACATTGCTATAAACATCAGCAGAAACCTGAAGGACTTAAACCAGAAAT ATGCCGGACTGCAGCCATATCTGGATCAGATCAACGTGATTGAGGAGCAGGTGGCAGCTCTCGAGCAGGCAGCCTACAAGTTGGATGCTTATTCAAAGAAACTGG AAGCCAAGTACAAGAAGTTGGAGAAGCGATGA
- the Bloc1s2 gene encoding biogenesis of lysosome-related organelles complex-1 subunit 2 isoform X1, with protein sequence MTQTLSGPCLVEFADCCLSFYSNIWATSEDYKLLENMNKLTSLKYLEMKDIAINISRNLKDLNQKYAGLQPYLDQINVIEEQVAALEQAAYKLDAYSKKLEAKYKKLEKR encoded by the exons atGACGCAAACTCTTTCTGGACCCTGCTTAGTTGAGTTCGCTGATTGCTGCCTCAGTTTCTACTCCAACATTTGGG ccacCAGTGAAGACTACAAACTCCTGGAAAATATGAATAAGCTCACGAGCTTGAAGTACCTTGAAATGAAAGACATTGCTATAAACATCAGCAGAAACCTGAAGGACTTAAACCAGAAAT ATGCCGGACTGCAGCCATATCTGGATCAGATCAACGTGATTGAGGAGCAGGTGGCAGCTCTCGAGCAGGCAGCCTACAAGTTGGATGCTTATTCAAAGAAACTGG AAGCCAAGTACAAGAAGTTGGAGAAGCGATGA